The Papaver somniferum cultivar HN1 unplaced genomic scaffold, ASM357369v1 unplaced-scaffold_107, whole genome shotgun sequence genome includes a region encoding these proteins:
- the LOC113327763 gene encoding zinc finger CCCH domain-containing protein 62-like encodes MEKINQKMFPVSDDENYCEEEEEGESLGREEIAAADDSEEDPTFDVLEETRSSLSRLSLKKSKSRISKVIESGNDDEEPDDVEIKVPELNAKDAKSYETIEKIIAGGQVEKLKVEQCKVYLRKNGLRLTGKKDVLIDRIKEHLGIINGGGELKYPASSFVFNCKGDACTGDVVMFEQNVYEMYNIASRSAIGPPCGTRTVAGRIVKESYGSAKQQHTFTIEVLWSKGVKPLPPLHPLLIKGRNLYKLKTMRQLWVDEEMRRKVLLEKHSRGSLARSNRETRIQQKEMRKKCIGQRVLRNEINSKRNSVQETKRRMSPDELEMEPAGQLQNEHPTIYTKQSTQTGQHKPAFPPKMVLSEVCMNTTMPSSITEQHHNNGYQVAKHRQNHISEKVNQSQFASSTQQKFSGNVHDAYANSAQNNFSEKLHQSHHANANQSSFNAPPRNSILGRAPSQRQVCQYYPQGRCRYGKNCKYLHEDRDKRVNGVTAKPSYPNENASSFNAPPRSPTRRSCNSSLQSPSRRSYHSPVRSPIRRSFNAPAQNSFNCPPRSPTHRSFNSPVRSPIARSFNALARGSLNCPPWSPSRGRQLHAQNSFNYPPRSPNHRSFNSPARSPTPPRSPNYRSFNSPVRSPTHRNFNSPSRASFNCPPWSPNRGGPPMQRQVCRYYNQGRCYHGENCKYLHERR; translated from the exons ATGGAGAAGATTAATCAGAAGATGTTCCCAGTGAGTGATGATGAAAActactgtgaagaagaagaagaaggagaatcaTTAGGGCGTGAAGaaattgctgctgctgatgattcAGAAGAAGACCCAAcatttgatgttcttgaagaaacGCGGTCGAGTTTATCCAGACTTTCATTGAAGAAATCTAAATCACG taTTTCGAAGGTTATCGAATCTggaaatgatgatgaagaacctgATGATGTGGAGATTAAGGTGCCTGAACTTAATGCTAAAGATGCCAAAAGTTATGAAACTATTGAGAAGATTATTGCTG GTGGTCAGGTGGAGAAATTGAAAGTGGAGCAGTGTAAAGTTTATTTGAGGAAGAATGGGCTGCGATTAACGGGGAAGAAAGACGTTCTTATCGATCGGATTAAGGAACATCTTGG GATCATAAATGGTGGCGGAGAACTCAAGTATCCAGCATCCAGCTTCGTGTTTAACTGCAAAG GTGATGCTTGCACTGGAGATGTCGTAATGTTCGAGCAAAATGTTTATGAAAT GTATAACATAGCTTCTAGGAGTGCAATTGGCCCTCCCTGTGGGACTAGAACCGTTGCAGGTCGCATTGTGAAAGAAAGCTATGGTTCGGCCAAACAGCAACACACATTTACG ATTGAAGTATTATGGAGCAAAGGAGTGAAACCACTTCCTCCACTCCACCCTCTTTTAATTAAGGGTAGAAACCTTTATAAACTAAAGACAATGAGACAG TTATGGGTAGATGAGGAGATGAGGCGGAAGGTGTTGCTAGAAAAACACTCCAGAGGATCTCTTGCCAGGTCCAACAGAGAAACAAGAATCCAGCAAAAGGAAATGCGGAAGAAGTGTATCGGACAGAG GGTGTTGAGAAATGAAATAAATAGTAAAAGAAATAGTGTCCAAGAGACGAAAAGAAGGATGTCACCAGATGAATTGGAGATGGAACCAGCTGGTCAACTTCAGAATGAACACCCAACAATCTACACAAAACAATCTACTCAGACTGGACAACATAAACCAGCTTTCCCACCAAAGATGGTTCTCTCTGAGGTCTGCATGAACACCACAATGCCATCAAGTATTACTGAACAacatcacaataatggatatcaGGTTGCCAAGCACAGGCAGAATCACATCTCTGAAAAGGTCAATCAATCTCAGTTCGCCAGCAGTACCCAACAAAAGTTTTCTGGAAATGTCCATGATGCATATGCGAACAGTGCACAAAATAACTTTTCAGAAAAACTTCATCAATCCCATCATGCAAATGCAAATCAGTCAAGCTTCAATGCTCCTCCTCGAAATTCTATTCTTGGGAGGGCTCCCTCACAGCGCCAGGTCTGTCAATACTATCCTCAAGGAAGGTGTAGATATGGAAAGAACTGTAAGTATTTGCACGAAGACCGAGATAAACGTGTGAATGGAGTAACTGCTAAACCCTCTTACCCAAATGAAAATGCTTCGAGCTTCAATGCCCCTCCTCGGAGCCCTACCCGCAGAAGCTGCAATTCTTCTCTTCAGAGTCCCTCACGCAGAAGCTACCATTCTCCTGTTCGGAGCCCCATACGCAGAAGCTTCAATGCTCCTGCTCAGAATAGCTTCAATTGTCCACCAAGGAGTCCCACACATAGAAGCTTCAATTCTCCTGTCCGGAGCCCCATTGCCAGAAGCTTCAATGCTCTTGCTCGAGGAAGCCTCAATTGCCCACCTTGGAGTCCCAGCCGTGGACGGCAGTTGCATGCTCAGAATAGCTTCAATTATCCACCAAGAAGTCCTAACCACAGAAGCTTCAATTCTCCTGCGCGAAGTCCCACTCCTCCAAGAAGTCCGAATTACAGAAGCTTCAATTCTCCTGTGCGAAGTCCCACTCACAGAAACTTCAATTCTCCTTCTCGCGCAAGCTTTAATTGCCCACCTTGGAGTCCCAACCGTGGAGGTCCACCCATGCAGCGGCAGGTATGCCGCTACTACAATCAGGGAAGGTGTTATCATGGAGAAAACTGCAAGTATTTGCATGAAAGAAGATAA